In one Methylobacterium sp. SyP6R genomic region, the following are encoded:
- a CDS encoding restriction endonuclease, whose product MGRRDRRWRDDDPSTHGPGARNPVICPLCERPIPPGARQSRHHLTPKLKGGTHGETVQLHQICHSAIHARHSEAELARRLSDVESLRAEPEIARFLAWVRGKPDDFHTATRMTRTRRETKRSFR is encoded by the coding sequence TTGGGACGCCGTGACCGGCGCTGGCGCGACGACGATCCCTCCACGCACGGCCCGGGCGCCCGCAACCCGGTGATCTGCCCGCTCTGCGAGCGGCCGATCCCGCCCGGCGCCCGCCAGAGCCGGCACCACCTGACGCCGAAGCTCAAGGGCGGCACCCATGGCGAGACGGTGCAGCTGCACCAGATCTGCCACTCCGCGATCCATGCCCGCCACAGCGAGGCCGAGCTGGCGCGTCGCCTCAGCGACGTCGAGAGCCTGCGGGCCGAGCCGGAGATCGCCCGCTTCCTCGCCTGGGTGCGCGGCAAGCCGGACGATTTCCACACCGCGACGCGGATGACCCGGACGCGGCGGGAGACCAAGCGGAGCTTTCGTTGA